A window of Nevskiales bacterium genomic DNA:
GGGTTACACCCTGGTGTATCTCAGTCTGCTGGTGCTGATTCCGCTCGCGGGCGTGTTCTTCAAGGCCGCGGGTCTGGGCTGGGACGGGCTGGTGCAGATCCTGAGCAGCCCGCGCGTGCTGGCCGCGCTCAAGCTCAGCTTCGGCACGGCCTTGCTCGCCGCCTGCCTCAACCTGGTCTTCGGCCTGCTGGTGGCCTGGGTCTTCGTGCGCTACCAGTTCCCGGGCAAACGGCTGTTCGACGCGATGATCGACCTTCCCTTCGCGTTGCCGACCGCAGTGGCCGGCATCGCCCTGACCGCGATCTACGCCGGCAACGGTTGGGTTGGCCAATTCCTCGAGCCGCTGGGGGTCAAGGTCGCCTTTGCGCCGCCGGGCATCGTGGTGGCGCTGACCTTCATCGGCCTGCCCTTCGTCGTGCGCACCGTACAGCCGGTGCTGGAGGAGGCCGAGCAGGAGCTGGAGGAGGCCGCTGCCTCGCTCGGCGCCGACCGCTGGCAGACGGTCACGCGGGTGCTGCTGCCCACGGTGCTGCCGGCCCTGCTGACCGGCTTTGCGCTGGCCTTCGCACGCGGCGTCGGTGAGTACGGTTCGGTGATCTTCATCGCCGGCAACCTGCCGCTGGTGTCGGAGATCGCACCGCTGCTGATCATCATCAAGCTCGAGGAGTTCGACTATGCGGGCGCAACGGCCATCGCCGCGGCCATGCTGGTGATTTCCTTCGTGCTGCTGCTGTTCATCAATGCACTGCAGGCCTGGAGCCGGCGTTACGGAGCACGCCGATGACCACCCCCGTCGACCACACACTACAGGATCTGCCCAAGCTGCCGTTCGAACCGCTGATGCAGCGCAACGCGGTGGTCACCGAGCAGCCCTGGGTACGCTGGCTGCTGACCGGCGCGGCGCTCACGTTCCTGCTGTTGTTCCTGCTGATGCCGCTGCTGGCGGTGTTCGTCGAGGCGCTGCGCCAGGGCTTCGGCACCTATCTGCAGGCGCTGGTAGACCCCAATGCGCTGTCGGCCATCCGCCTCACGCTCATCGCGGCTGCCTTTGCCGTAGGCCTGAACCTGGTGTTCGGCGTCGCCGCCGCCTGGGCCATCGCCAAGTTCGATTTCCGGGGCAAGAATATCCTGGTCACGCTGATCGACCTGCCGTTCGCCGTCTCGCCGGTGATCGCCGGCATGACCTTCGTGCTGCTCTTCGGCGCGCAGGGCTGGGCGGGACCGTGGCTCGCTGCGCATGACCTGAAGATCATCTTCGCGGTGCCCGGCATCGTGCTGGCGACCGTGTTCGTGACTTTCCCGTTCATCGCGCGCGAGCTGATCCCGCTCATGCAGGAGCAGGGCACGGAGGAAGAACAGGCCGCACTGAGCCTCGGCGCCAGCGGCTGGCAAACCTTCTGGCGCGTGACACTGCCCAACATCAAGTGGGGCCTGCTGTACGGCGTGCTGCTGTGCAACGCACGGGCGATGGGCGAGTTCGGTGCGGTGTCGGTGGTCAGCGGCCACATCCGCGGTCAGACCAATACCCTGCCGCTGCATGTGGAAATCCTCTACAACGAATACAACTTCGCCGCCGCCTTCGCGGTGGCCTCGCTGCTGGCGGGCCTGGCCCTCGTGACGCTGGCGCTGAAGAGCTTTCTCGAATGGCGGTATGGCGCCGAACTGGCGGCATCACACAGACATTAGTCACAGGCCCTACGGGTAACTTTTCAAAACGAGCCAACGCAGCTGGGCGGGTACAAACATGGATATCCAGGTACGCGGCGTACACAAGTCCTTCGACGGCTTCCCGGCCCTGGTGAATGTCGATCTCGACATCGCCTCGGGCGAGTTGATCGCGCTGCTCGGCCCTTCGGGTTCGGGCAAGACCACGCTGCTGCGGGTGATCGCGGGCCTGGAGTTCGTCGATTACGGACGCATCCTGTTCGGCGGCGAGGATACGGCCTTCCTGCCGGTGCGCGAGCGACGCGTCGGCTTCGTGTTCCAGCACTACGCGCTGTTCAGACACATGACCGTGTTCGACAACATCGCCTTCGGCCTGAGCGTGCGCAAGGGCGATGCCCGGCCGCCCAAGGACGAAATCCGTCGCCGCGTACTGGAGTTGCTTGACCTCGTGCAGCTGTCGGGTCTGGAGGGCCGCTACCCGAGCCAGCTGTCCGGCGGCCAGCGCCAGCGCGTGGCGCTGGCGCGGGCGCTGGCCATCGAGCCGCGCGTGCTGCTGCTGGACGAGCCCTTCGGCGCGCTCGACGCGCGCGTGCGCAAGGATCTGCGCCGCTGGCTGCGCGAGCTGCACGACCGAACCGGTTACACGACCATCTTCGTCACCCACGACCAGGAGGAGGCACTGGAACTGGCCGACCGCGTGGTGGTGATGAACCGCGGCCGCATCGAGCAGGTCGGCACCACCGACGAGGTGTACGAAAAACCCGCCTCGCCCTTCGTGTTCGACTTCCTCGGCGACGTCAACGTGCTCGAGGCCGAGGTGCGCGGGCGCAGTCTGTACCTGCCCGGCGCGGACCTGCCGATCGTCACCGACAGCATCCATCCAGCCGGACCCGTGGACCTGTACGTGCGGCCGGGCGACCTGCGGCTGGCCGAGGCCGCCGCACCGGGCATCGACGTGGAAGTGCTGTCCACCCAACGCACCGGGCCGATCGTGCGCGTCCGGGTGGAAACCCTGGCCGGCCGCATTCCACTCACGGTGGAGCTGCCGCACCTGCACCACGACGTCCCGCGCTTCTGTCAGAAGGGCCAGGTACGCCTGCGCCTGATGCAATTCAGCTTGTATCCGCGCGAGGCCAGGCCGCAGGGGTCGCCGCTCGAGGCCCCCGCGCTGTCTTCGGCGGAGCAGCGCGCACGCGGCCGGCTCGGATAGCCGGGCGAAAAGCTCCCGGACGGACCGTGCGGCTGTCCCCCGGGGTCATTGCGCTTTGCCCGGGCATCGCGTCGAATGGGGGCATTGCCGCCGGGAGCGCCCATGAGCAAGCCCATCACGCTTTATACCGCCGCCAC
This region includes:
- the cysW gene encoding sulfate ABC transporter permease subunit CysW, translated to MTTPVDHTLQDLPKLPFEPLMQRNAVVTEQPWVRWLLTGAALTFLLLFLLMPLLAVFVEALRQGFGTYLQALVDPNALSAIRLTLIAAAFAVGLNLVFGVAAAWAIAKFDFRGKNILVTLIDLPFAVSPVIAGMTFVLLFGAQGWAGPWLAAHDLKIIFAVPGIVLATVFVTFPFIARELIPLMQEQGTEEEQAALSLGASGWQTFWRVTLPNIKWGLLYGVLLCNARAMGEFGAVSVVSGHIRGQTNTLPLHVEILYNEYNFAAAFAVASLLAGLALVTLALKSFLEWRYGAELAASHRH
- the cysT gene encoding sulfate ABC transporter permease subunit CysT; translated protein: MTAGIPRLRSRQPSRRSVLPGFGITLGYTLVYLSLLVLIPLAGVFFKAAGLGWDGLVQILSSPRVLAALKLSFGTALLAACLNLVFGLLVAWVFVRYQFPGKRLFDAMIDLPFALPTAVAGIALTAIYAGNGWVGQFLEPLGVKVAFAPPGIVVALTFIGLPFVVRTVQPVLEEAEQELEEAAASLGADRWQTVTRVLLPTVLPALLTGFALAFARGVGEYGSVIFIAGNLPLVSEIAPLLIIIKLEEFDYAGATAIAAAMLVISFVLLLFINALQAWSRRYGARR
- a CDS encoding sulfate/molybdate ABC transporter ATP-binding protein; this translates as MDIQVRGVHKSFDGFPALVNVDLDIASGELIALLGPSGSGKTTLLRVIAGLEFVDYGRILFGGEDTAFLPVRERRVGFVFQHYALFRHMTVFDNIAFGLSVRKGDARPPKDEIRRRVLELLDLVQLSGLEGRYPSQLSGGQRQRVALARALAIEPRVLLLDEPFGALDARVRKDLRRWLRELHDRTGYTTIFVTHDQEEALELADRVVVMNRGRIEQVGTTDEVYEKPASPFVFDFLGDVNVLEAEVRGRSLYLPGADLPIVTDSIHPAGPVDLYVRPGDLRLAEAAAPGIDVEVLSTQRTGPIVRVRVETLAGRIPLTVELPHLHHDVPRFCQKGQVRLRLMQFSLYPREARPQGSPLEAPALSSAEQRARGRLG